A DNA window from Setaria viridis chromosome 2, Setaria_viridis_v4.0, whole genome shotgun sequence contains the following coding sequences:
- the LOC117843004 gene encoding uncharacterized protein has product MEAAYYLFRSGRPEAATACEEQEEDIGSPSESSESSSPSTSGESSELDDDASSSSSTTGSDRFEMSGHMTELPFKRGLSRFFDSKSESFASLAAVGSLEDLAKPPRKRLKPSPRPHAVGRRRAAAGTAGPGEAPSGGHCRHRPRGHRWRGSPLHAIPVRAPRQEEEALAEGAGPSAADAA; this is encoded by the coding sequence ATGGAGGCCGCGTACTACTTGTTCCGCAGCGGGAGGCCGGAGGCGGCCACCGCGtgcgaggagcaggaggaggacatCGGCTCGCCGTCGGAGTCCTCcgagtcgtcgtcgccgtccacgTCCGGGGAGTCTTCCgagctcgacgacgacgcgagctcctcctcctccaccaccggctcTGACCGCTTTGAGATGTCCGGCCACATGACGGAGCTCCCCTTCAAGAGGGGCCTGTCCAGGTTCTTCGACAGCAAGTCCGAGTCCTTCGCCTCGCTCGCCGCTGTGGGGTCGCTGGAGGACCTCGCCAAGCCGCCGCGGAAGCGCCTCAAGCCGTCACCCCGCCCGCACGCCGTCGGGCGCCGACGGGCAGCCGCAGGCACCGCAGGACCAGGAGAAGCTCCGTCCGGCGGCCATTGTCGCCATCGTCCTCGAGGACATCGCTGGCGTGGGTCTCCTCTTCATGCTATTCCTGTACGCGCACCACGTCAGGAAGAAGAGGCGCTAGCGGAGGGAGCAGGACCCAGCGCCGCCGATGCAGCATAA
- the LOC117843151 gene encoding uncharacterized protein, giving the protein MRSSSYCESNCAPPLCYLPCLPKSKDDAGGDLASGSPSPAAVTEDKPPVVQKIEEAAAAPGGDDDDEKGCKEVAVASKSCLKRADCADSSKNVVKGNVKWKDLLGKDLTQVKEFEPSESGDSDDDEDTGACTCVIQ; this is encoded by the exons ATGAGGAGTTCTTCCTACTGTGAGAGCAACTGCGCTCCTCCCCTGTGCTACCTGCCCTGCCTCCCCAAATCCAAAGACGATGCAGGGGGTGATCTGGCATCCGGGTCTCCAAGCCCGGCCGCTGTCACCGAGGACAAGCCGCCCGTGGTCCAGAAGATTGAGgaagccgcggcggcgcccggcggcgatgatgatgatgagaaaGGCTGtaaggaggtggcggtggcttcCAAGAGCTGCTTGAAGAGAGCTGATTGTGCGGACAGCAGTAAGAATGTGGTGAAAGGCAATGTGAAGTGGAAGGATTTGTTGGGGAAGGATCTCACACAAGTCAAAGAATTCGAGCCAAG CGAATCCGGAGACTcggatgatgatgaagacacCGGCGCCTGCACCTGTGTCATCCAATGA
- the LOC117843149 gene encoding folate-biopterin transporter 1, chloroplastic codes for MASGGSAGRDPYDEEAAGRRPLELDGRDAAAASSSDHRPGNAMPRYQVGSTKDDTSSRYAEGSQQPSTDDVRKSKSGSRYYTAFGVDLSPDNMAVAIVYFVQGVLGLARLAVSFYLKDDLHLNPAETAVVSGFSSLPWLIKPLYGFISDSIPLFGYRRRSYLFLSGLLGALSWSLMATVVSSKYSAASSILLGSLSVAFSDVVVDSMVVERARGESQSTSGSLQSLCWGSSAFGGIVSAYFSGSLVDTYGVRFVFGVTAFLPLMTSAVAVLVNEHRMPFGERTILLSGSGFVESSKQHVRQLWTSVKQPSIFLPTLFIFLWQATPQSDSAMFFFITNKLGFTPEFLGRVKLVTSIASLLGVGIYNYFLKEIPLRKIFLVTTIIGSALGMTQVLLVTGLNRQFGISDEWFSIGDSLIITVLSQASFMPVLVLAAKLCPPGMEATLFATLMSISNAGSVTGGLVGAGLTKVFGVTRDTFGNLPLLIVVCNLSSLLPLPLLGLLPEESGDTNNGETKHN; via the exons ATGGCCTCCGGAGGCTCGGCCGGACGCGACCCGTacgacgaggaggccgccggccgccgccccctcgaGCTGGACGGccgtgacgccgccgccgcctcgtcctccgACCACCGGCCTG GGAATGCCATGCCTAGATATCAAGTGGGCTCCACGAAGGATGATACGAGTAGTAGATATGCTGAGGGGTCACAGCAACCCAGTACAGATGATGTGCGCAAGAGCAAGTCTGGGTCGAGATACTATACAGCATTTGGGGTGGATCTGTCCCCAGATAATATGGCAGTTGCCATTGTATATTTTGTGCAAGGGGTTTTAGGTCTTGCACGGCTTGCTGTGAGCTTTTATTTGAAAGATGATCTTCATCTCAATCCAGCTGAG ACTGCAGTTGTATCTGGTTTCTCATCCTTGCCATGGTTGATCAAGCCCCTCTATGGCTTTATCAG TGATTCCATTCCACTCTTTGGATATCGAAGAAGGTCATACCTTTTTCTGTCAGGGTTACTTGGAGCACTTTCATGGAGTTTGATGGCCACAGTAGTGAGCAGTAAATACAGTGCTGCATCCTCTATTCTTCTTGGGTCACTTTCTGTTGCCTTTTCGGATGTT GTAGTGGACTCTATGGTTGTTGAAAGAGCCCGTGGAGAATCTCAAAGTACATCTGGATCTCTCCAGTCTCTCTGTTGGGGATCTTCTGCCTTTGGAGGAATTGTGAGTGCCTACTTCAGCGGTTCACTTGTGGATACTTACGGAGTAAG ATTTGTCTTTGGTGTTACAGCATTTTTACCCCTGATGACATCTGCTGTTGCAGTTCTTGTAAATGAACATCGCATGCCTTTCGGAGAACGTACTATCTTACTCTCTGGTTCAGGATTTGTTGAGAGCTCTAAGCAGCACGTCAGACAGCTTTGGACTTCAGTAAAGCAACCTAGCATTTTCTTGCCAACCTTGTTTATATTCCTTTGGCAAGCAACACCGCAGTCAGATTCTGCTATGTTTTTCTTCAT CACAAATAAGCTTGGATTCACTCCAGAGTTTCTAGGACGTGTGAAGCTTGTTACCTCTATTGCATCCCTGCTTGGTGTTGGGATATACAACTATTTTCTGAAGGAAATTCCTCTAAGAAAAATCTTTCTTGTGACAACCATCATAGGTTCAGCTCTTGGGATGACACAG GTGCTTCTCGTAACTGGGCTTAATCGGCAGTTTGGGATCAGTGATGAGTGGTTCTCTATTGGTGATTCATTAATCATCACAGTCCTTAGTCAG GCTTCATTTATGCCGGTCTTGGTGTTAGCTGCAAAATTGTGCCCTCCAGGGATGGAAGCCACTTTATTTGCAACTTTGATGTCCATTTCCAATGCTGGAAGTGTTACTGGTGGTCTGGTTGGTGCTGGTCTAACAAAGGTTTTTGGGGTCACCAGGGACACCTTTGGGAATTTACCTCTCTTGATTGTGGTCTGCAATCTTAGTTCGCTGTTGCCCTTACCTCTTTTAGGCCTCCTGCCAGAGGAATCAGGTGACACAAATAATGGAGAAACAAAACATAACTGA
- the LOC117843150 gene encoding uncharacterized protein, whose product MRVHPAPRKRTIAVQRCASAAAAAGAALGGKKLRRLPHIFAKVLELPFAADADVSVEEDAAALRFVAAAVDGFSPAGARAHAVEIHPGVTKVVVRDLSSGGTHGDDDGAAAFELDRWRFRLPPCTLPAMATATYAEGELVVTVPKGAGPDDGDGDGATVLGGTESVLVLV is encoded by the coding sequence ATGAGGGTCCACCCGGCCCCGCGGAAGCGGACCATCGCCGTGCAGCGCTGCgcgtccgcggccgcggcggcgggggccgcgcTGGGAGGCAAGAAGCTGCGCCGCCTGCCGCACATCTTCGCCAAGGTGCTGGAGCTCCCGTTCGCGGCCGACGCGGACGTCTCCGtcgaggaggacgcggcggcgctgcggttCGTCGCCGCGGCGGTCGACGGGTTCTCCCCCGCGGGCGCCCGCGCGCACGCCGTCGAGATCCACCCGGGGGTCACCAAGGTCGTCGTCCGGGacctctcctccggcggcacccacggcgacgacgacggggccGCGGCGTTCGAGCTCGACCGGTGGCGATTCCGCCTCCCGCCCTGCACGCTCcccgccatggccaccgccaCCTACGCCGAGGGCGAGCTCGTCGTCACCGTCCCCAAGGGCGCCGGACCCgatgacggcgacggcgacggcgccactGTCCTTGGAGGCACGGAGAGCGTCCTTGTGCTTGTATAG
- the LOC117843148 gene encoding uncharacterized protein, with product MAVWPASLLIAVLSFCEAVRAIRTHGGGGGGYVSAVGDPGMRRDGLRVAWEAWNFCNEVGQEAPGMGSPRGADCFDLETSAGEHGQPVYEVVHRVTDADNDLRAGNPFPGAPANATVTDVDRYAAAKELYLGGLCQVPDNPAPWQFWMVMLKNGNLDTTAAICPENGRRARPFPQTSRFPCPGGAGRCMNQPLVFHNRTALDDAGRWLRGGLFGTYELDAADPGSGDVSYYSVTWEKEVAASAGAGGWAFHHKLRTSNEYPWLMLYLRSDATRGFSGGYHYDTRGMTKQVPESPDFKVRVTLEVKQGGGPNSQFYLMDMGSCWKNDGRPCDGDAATDVTRYSEMIINPETPAWCRPSRIDQCPPWHTFRNGTRVHRTDAARFPYGAYHVYCSPGNARRAEQPTTYCDAYSNPQPQEILQLLPHPVWGEFGYPTAKGQGWVGDPRAWELDVGALSQALYFYQDPGTPAARRRWTSLDVGTEIYVSENAEAEWTLSGFDILVPDTCIKSQQEGTAGNSCW from the exons ATGGCCGTGTGGCCGGCCTCCCTCCTCATCGCCGTTCTCTCGTTCTGCGAGGCAGTACGGGCCATCAGgacgcacggcggcggcggcggcggctatgtCTCCGCGGTCGGGGACCCCGGCATGCGGCGCGACGGCCTCCGCGTGGCCTGGGAGGCCTGGAACTTCTGCAACGAGGTCGGCCAGGAGGCCCCCGGCATGGGCAGCCCCCGCGGCGCCGACTGCTTCGATCTCG AGACTAGCGCTGGCGAGCACGGCCAGCCGGTGTACGAGGTGGTGCACCGGGTGACCGACGCCGACAACGACCTCCGCGCGGGCAACCCGTTCCCGGGGGCGCCGGCGAACGCGACCGTCACCGACGTCGACCGCTACGCGGCGGCCAAGGAGCTCTACCTCGGTGGCCTGTGCCAGGTGCCTGACAACCCCGCGCCGTGGCAGTTCTGGATGGTCATGCTCAAGAACGGCAACCTCGACACCACCGCGGCCATCTGCCCGGAGAACGGCCGCCGGGCACGCCCGTTCCCGCAGACTTCCCGGTTCCCCTGCCCGgggggcgccggccggtgcaTGAACCAGCCGCTGGTGTTCCATAACCGCACCGCGCTCGACGACGCCGGCCGGTGGCTGCGCGGCGGTCTCttcggcacctacgagctggaCGCCGCGGATCCCGGCAGCGGCGACGTGTCCTACTACTCCGTCACGTGGgagaaggaggtggcggcgagcgccggcgccggcgggtgggCGTTCCACCACAAGCTGCGGACGTCAAACGAGTACCCGTGGCTGATGCTGTACCTGCGCTCCGACGCCACCAGGGGATTCTCCGGCGGCTACCACTACGACACCAGGGGCATGACCAAACAGGTGCCGGAATCGCCGGACTTCAAGGTGCGCGTGACGCTGGAGGTGAAGCAGGGCGGCGGTCCCAACAGCCAGTTCTACCTGATGGACATGGGCAGCTGCTGGAAGAACGACGGCCGGCCgtgcgacggcgacgccgcgacGGACGTGACGCGGTACAGCGAGATGATCATCAACCCGGAGACGCCGGCGTGGTGCCGGCCGTCGAGGATCGACCAGTGCCCGCCGTGGCACACCTTCCGGAACGGCACCCGCGTGCACCGCACCGACGCCGCCCGCTTCCCCTACGGCGCGTACCACGTCTACTGCTCCCCCGGGAACGCGCGGCGCGCCGAGCAGCCCACCACCTACTGCGACGCCTACAGCAACCCGCAGCCGCAGGAGATCCTGCAGCTCCTGCCGCACCCGGTGTGGGGCGAGTTCGGCTACCCCACGGCCAAGGGGCAGGGCTGGGTCGGCGACCCCAGGGCCTGGGAGCTCGACGTCGGCGCCCTGTCCCAGGCGCTCTACTTCTACCAGGACCCGggcacgccggcggccaggaGGCGGTGGACGTCGCTCGACGTGGGCACGGAGATATACGTCAGCGAGAACGCCGAGGCCGAGTGGACGCTCAGCGGGTTCGATATCCTTGTGCCGGACACTTGCATCAAGTCGCAGCAAGAAGGAACCGCCGGCAACAGTTGCTGGTAG
- the LOC117843147 gene encoding FRIGIDA-like protein 4a: MASPAAVKAEEGAEEGAVTGDMVSAGFAELERQQQLLATCTRLYQQLSDHFGSLERGLAARSDALRVRCRAFDARTHRALDALHRREASIDGSVSRALDHLASISADKGAAPAAAAAGADADGLAEGLRTLCARMDSAAFLGFVVARRKEADALRAEMPPALKLCVDPAKFVMDAVAGVFPVDRREVRSPADLAWACVLILEAAVPALADPDPEIGAARPLVPREARERARAMAREWKEAAEKKGGVEGAKPPDAHAFLQHVATFAVAEREDRPLYRRIVVSFSWRRQMPRLALTLGLEEEMADIIEELIAKRQQLDAVNFAYEAGLQEKFPPIPLLKSYLEDSKKTSSIASDNSSTSSGQSGSNVNKKEQSALRAVIKCVEDRKLEAEFPLEDLRKQLEELEKAKTEKKKAASSASSGGSSGPATKRIRASNGGPMPPAKAGRTNNASVSSFPTPTTFARSPSHTSYATTSPSHTSYATASPSHASYATASPYPYDRAVGHGLYCNRSPPAIREPYVYPVEEVATVNVGIAMPYSTPPMSYPTPYGGYANGMAAYNNGMAPAFHQAYYR, translated from the exons atggcctcgccggcggcggtgaaggcggaggagggggcggaggagggggcggtgaCGGGGGACATGGTGAGCGCGGGGTTCGCGGAGCTCGAgcgccagcagcagctgctggccACCTGCACGCGCCTCTACCAGCAGCTCTCCGACCACTTCGGCTCGCTGGAGCGCGGGCTCGCGGCGCGCTCCGACGCGCTCCGCGTGCGCTGCCGGGCCTTCGACGCGCGCACCCACCGCGCGCTCGACGCGCTCCACCGCAGGGAGGCCTCCATCGACGGCTCCGTCTCGCGCGCGCTCGACCACCTCGCCTCCATCTCCGCCGACAAGGGGGCGgcccccgctgccgctgccgccggcgcggacGCGGACGGGCTCGCGGAGGGCCTGCGGACGCTGTGCGCGCGGATGGACTCCGCGGCGTTCTTGGGCTTCGTGGTGGCCCGCCGCAAGGAGGCGGACGCGCTGCGCGCCGAGATGCCACCGGCCCTGAAGCTCTGCGTGGATCCGGCCAAGTTCGTCATggacgccgtcgccggcgtgTTCCCCGTCGACCGCCGCGAGGTCCGCAGCCCGGCCGACCTGGCCTGGGCGTGCGTGCTCATCCTCGAGGCCGCCGTGCCGGCGCTGGCCGACCCGGACCCGGAGAtcggcgccgcgcgcccgctcgtgccgcgggaggcgcgggagcGCGCGCGGGCCATGGCGAGGGAGTGGAAGGAGGCCGCGGAGAAGAAGGGCGGGGTGGAGGGCGCCAAGCCGCCCGATGCCCACGCCTTCCTGCAGCACGTGGCCACCTTCGCCGTCGCAGAGAGGGAGGACCGCCCGCTGTACCGCAGGATTGTGGTCAGCTTCTCCTGGCGCAGACAGATGCCGCGCCTCGCGCTCACCCTCGGCCTCGAGGAAGAAATGGCTG ATATCATTGAGGAGCTAATTGCTAAGAGGCAGCAGCTTGATGCTGTGAATTTTGCATATGAGGCTGGTCTTCAGGAGAAGTTCCCTCCAATTCCTCTTCTGAAGTCCTACCTAGAAGACTCCAAGAAAACATCATCTATTGCTTCAGATAATTCGAGCACTAGCAGTGGCCAATCAGGG AGCAATGTGAAcaagaaagagcagtcggcacTGCGAGCTGTTATAAAGTGTGTTGAGGACCGTAAACTGGAAGCTGAGTTTCCACTGGAGGATCTCCGGAAGCAGCTCGAAGAGCTGGAGAAGGCCAAGACCGAGAAGAAAAAGGCAGCATCAAGTGCTTCCAGTGGCGGCAGCAGTGGCCCTGCAACCAAGCGTATCCGTGCAAGCAATGGAGGCCCAATGCCTCCTGCCAAGGCAGGTCGAACTAACAACGCGTCCGTGTCTTCTTTCCCAACTCCCACCACATTTGCCCGCTCTCCCTCCCACACCTCATACGCCACCACTTCCCCTTCCCACACCTCAtacgccaccgcctccccttCCCACGCATCAtacgccaccgcctccccttACCCTTATGACAGGGCGGTTGGTCATGGCCTCTACTGCAACCGGAGCCCACCGGCTATCAGGGAGCCATATGTTTACCCAGTTGAGGAGGTAGCCACTGTCAATGTCGGCATCGCGATGCCATACTCTACCCCACCCATGAGCTACCCCACCCCCTATGGTGGGTATGCCAATGGTATGGCAGCTTACAACAATGGAATGGCTCCTGCCTTCCATCAGGCTTACTACCGGTAG
- the LOC117846313 gene encoding uncharacterized protein, producing MGSDGNGRGSAAARKPRKRQLVMESSDSEADEFCISPPQNAGGAASVGNAGAGGRGDGDQFGEESVAVSSEKVSAVKSTDGEGSEKNKGVEVERSSPQPVAKKIRVEAVHGSGSGSSGGAAKGGTGGKMRPRGLPSWRFEKAEVRGGRVLDDKGGVDMKASSASKVKEQLSSLDDKRRRVELQKHEKRTPLKTDQGKSADSGQQEVIRLQGKRGVLKILPKNDKLVRDTGDGKILSKKTKVDGETGNVKVLPTNIKADEKTGDGRIPTKRGVLKLLPKNNGMTTETNDGKLLPRNNKVDGETGVGRMVMKNSRVDKESIDGKILTNKTKLDGEFSGHKAMKNSTMYLETGPEKFQPSSSKVAGESNESYKEYEEKSGAIAEFQKQDANGEKKLMGNLVSPIMLRKSDPSVVGISLGQKMKQQNSKQQLKNSSLKHHQASRSQKDENTKSIEHKNLKKRLLEHKGLQGNLSKKAKSKAIDLQGTSGPVLNKLGMKKPRGGPVNKLKQDVRNQIKRLLLDNGWNIELRQRKNKDYEDSVYVSPEGTGYWSITKAYAVYQEQFQNQRDMGCSSKLKNIMPGASDAISTDDLAMLKKNIVRRRTNKEIYGAKKKPGANRSKGSKDILADRSSRKKHQNRDDGVKIKHRRCGLLVRGGTHNMEDNMDGYIPYEWKRTVYSWMIDLGVISEDTEVKYMNNKRTRAMLQGKITRKGIFCGCCSKILTAMKFELHAGSKEKQPYANIFVEGGRVSLLQCLHDAWEKHTRYEKKGFYKIDLGDDEHDDTCAICGDGGNLVCCDHCPSTFHLDCLGIEMPCGDWYCRSCLCRFCGSAQEKTSSPELLSCLQCSRKYHQACSPGTGSDSVCTKPSTSIDCFCSPGCGKVYKRLKKLLGIKNDIEAGFSWSLVRCFANDQAIRPKNKAQSVHCSSKTALAFAVMDECFQPHIDERSGINMIHNVVYNCGSDISRLDFSGFYTFILERGDEVISAASVRIHGTDLAEMPFIGTRGMYRHQGMCRRLLNGIESALCSLNVRKLVISAVPEMENTWTTVFGFKPVEPSKNKKIKSVNLLIINGTGLLEKRLLPTGKVDGQTTAKPANAVGSDKTDAKVFGEASGSATPVHVSREFDVANDLEIKCHESPRSLNGNSACLTSDQPPAAEENDVKRTLERTSPVSVGDDELHTLPGVNCGDNMQLKAEADNTQEEKCREINGKLITENTVAEQKCEDKPNSCHSNSREVGAMDPCSCLSNEVGKIENRPSSELFVGAAPIAGKTESNLTSDSPSIHCANQEHEKSGAAPVDTNTPLVIMDEKPDSHELKTVVADGSIQSSMEAKSLEDTTNIVNGTSKDSYIDKDTSEDHRASAVDSGVSVKGSIKQTEIIKDKVGSLLPGLKHPSCKDILEKLTESKSLTSDMVETGGMAMKVGMTVESCNEAGKSAPMLDISNAVCKVVVKPTQTCGEGQLCGEDAICSNRESDLASREPVNA from the exons atggGTTCGGACGGGAATGGGCGCGGCTCGGCGGCCGCGAGGAAGCCGCGGAAGAGGCAGCTGGTGATGGAGTCCAGCGACTCCGAGGCCGACGAGTTCTGCATCTCGCCGCCGCAGAATGCTGGCGGCGCCGCGTCCGTGGGCAATGCTGGCGCCGGCGGTCGAGGTGATGGTGATCAGTTCGGGGAGGAATCCGTGGCTGTTAGTTCTGAGAAGGTTTCAGCGGTTAAGTCCACTGATGGAGAGGGTTCGGAGAAGAACAAGGGAGTTGAGGTTGAGAGGAGCAGTCCACAGCCTGTTGCCAAGAAGATCAGAGTTGAGGCCGTCCATGGTAGTGGCAGTGGGAGCAGCGGAGGTGCAGCTAAGGGTGGAACTGGTGGGAAAATGCGGCCCCGGGGGCTCCCTTCGTGGCGGTTTGAAAAGGCGGAGGTAAGGGGAGGGCGAGTTCTTGATGATAAAGGTGGGGTGGATATGAAGGCAAGCAGTGCCTCAAAGGTGAAAGAGCAGCTATCGAGTTTGGATGACAAGAGGAGACGGGTGGAGCTGCAGAAGCATGAAAAACGGACACCGTTGAAGACCGACCAGGGCAAATCTGCTGATTCTGGCCAACAGGAGGTTATTAGATTGCAAGGGAAAAGGGGTGTTTTGAAGATATTGCCAAAGAACGATAAGTTGGTCAGGGATACTGGTGATGGCAAGATTCTGTCGAAGAAAACTAAGGTGGATGGGGAGACTGGCAATGTCAAGGTTCTGCCTACTAATATCAAGGCGGATGAGAAGACTGGTGATGGTAGGATTCCAACAAAGAGAGGGGTTTTAAAACTCCTGCCGAAGAACAATGGCATGACGACAGAGACTAATGATGGCAAGCTTCTGCCCAGGAACAATAAGGTGGATGGGGAAACTGGGGTTGGCAGGATGGTGATGAAGAACTCCAGGGTGGATAAGGAGTCCATTGATGGCAAGATTCTTACCAATAAAACTAAGTTGGATGGAGAGTTTAGTGGTCACAAGGCGATGAAGAACTCTACCATGTACTTGGAAACTGGTCCTGAGAAGTTTCAGCCCAGTAGCAGTAAGGTGGCTGGAGAAAGCAATGAGAGCTATAAAGAATATGAGGAGAAAAGTGGTGCTATTGCAGAGTTTCAGAAGCAGGATGCAAATGGTGAGAAGAAACTTATGGGAAATCTAGTCTCTCCCATCATGTTGAGGAAAAGTGATCCAAGCGTAGTGGGAATTTCTTTGGGCCAGAAAATGAAACAGCAAAATTCAAAGCAACAACTGAAGAACTCCTCACTAAAGCATCATCAGGCTTCTCGGAGTCAGAAAGATGAGAATACTAAATCAATTGAGCACAAGAATCTGAAAAAGAGATTGCTAGAGCATAAAGGGTTGCAGGGAAATTTATCGAAGAAGGCAAAATCAAAAGCCATTGACCTGCAAGGCACATCTGGCCCTGTGCTCAACAAGCTTGGAATGAAGAAGCCAAGGGGAGGACCTGTCAACAAACTCAAACAGGATGTCAGGAACCAGATAAAACGCTTGCTTTTAGATAATGGATGGAATATTGAACTAAGACAAAGGAAAAACAAAGATTACGAAGACTCTGTCTATGTTTCTCCTGAAGGGACTGGCTACTGGTCAATCACTAAGGCTTATGCAGTTTACCAAGAGCAGTTTCAAAATCAACGCGATATGGGCTGTTCATCTAAGCTTAAGAATATTATGCCAGGTGCTTCAGATGCCATATCAACGGATGATCTAGCAATGCTGAAAAAGAACATAGTTAGGAGAAGGACGAATAAAGAAATTTATGGTGCTAAAAAGAAACCTGGGGCCAACAGAAGCAAAGGCTCAAAAGATATCCTTGCTGATAGAAGTTCTAGAAAGAAGCACCAGAACAGGGATGATGGGGTAAAAATCAAGCATCGGAGATGTGGGCTTCTTGTCCGCGGGGGTACTCATAATATGGAAGATAACATGGATGGCTATATTCCATATGAATGGAAGCGGACAGTATATTCATGGATGATAGATCTGGGGGTTATTTCTGAAGACACAGAGGTCAAATACATGAACAATAAGAGAACAAGAGCAATGTTGCAGGGTAAAATTACCAGGAAGGGTATTTTCTGTGGATGCTGTTCCAAGATTCTAACAGCCATGAAGTTTGAACTTCATGCTGGTTCGAAAGAGAAGCAGCCCTATGCAAACATCTTTGTAGAAGGTGGTAGGGTTTCTTTGTTGCAATGCTTACACGATGCATGGGAGAAGCACACACGATATGAAAAGAAAGGATTCTACAAGATAGATCTTGGtgatgatgaacatgatgacaCTTGTGCTATTTGTGGGGATGGTGGTAATTTGGTGTGCTGCGATCACTGCCCCTCAACTTTTCACTTGGATTGTTTGGGAATTGAG ATGCCCTGTGGAGATTGGTATTGTCGCAGCTGTTTATGTAGGTTCTGTGGTTCTGCCCAAGAAAAGACATCTTCTCCTGAGTTACTTTCTTGCTTGCAATGTTCAAGGAAAT ACCACCAAGCTTGTTCACCCGGAACCGGGAGTGACTCCGTTTGTACCAAACCCAGTACCTCGATTGATTGCTTTTGCAGTCCAGGATGTGGAAAG GTTTATAAACGACTAAAAAAGCTTCTTGGGATAAAGAATGATATCGAGGCTGGATTTTCATGGAGTCTGGTTCGCTGTTTTGCTAATGATCAGGCCATACGCCCCAAAAATAAAGCACAGTCGGTCCATTGCAGCTCAAAGACAGCCCTTGCTTTCGCAGTTATGGATGAGTGCTTTCAGCCACACATTGATGAGAGAAGTGGAATTAATATGATTCATAATGTCGTATATAACTGTGG GTCCGATATCAGTCGTTTAGACTTTAGTGGCTTCTATACATTTATCCTGGAACGGGGTGATGAAGTAATATCCGCGGCATCTGTAAG GATTCACGGAACTGATTTGGCAGAAATGCCATTCATAGGCACAAGAGGCATGTATAGGCACCAAGGGATGTGCCGTCGACTACTCAATGGAATTGAATCG GCCCTTTGCTCTCTCAATGTTCGAAAATTAGTAATATCTGCGGTACCAGAAATGGAAAACACTTGGACAACTGTGTTTGGTTTCAAGCCTGTTGAACCTTCcaagaataaaaaaatcaagTCGGTAAATCTCTTGATTATCAATGGCACCGGTCTACTAGAGAAAAGGTTACTGCCAACTGGTAAAGTTGATGGACAGACCACTGCCAAGCCAG CTAATGCTGTTGGCTCTGACAAAACAGATGCTAAAGTGTTTGGTGAAGCAAGTGGATCTGCGACACCTGTTCATGTTTCGCGTGAATTTGATGTTGCTAATGATCTTGAAATTAAGTGTCATGAGAGTCCTCGCTCCTTAAATGGGAATTCAGCATGTTTGACATCTGACCAGCCTCCTGCTGCTGAAGAAAATGACGTAAAGAGAACTCTAGAAAGGACATCCCCAGTGTCTGTAGGTGATGATGAGTTGCATACACTTCCAGGAGTTAATTGTGGAGATAACATGCAGTTGAAGGCTGAAGCAGACAACACTCAAGAAGAGAAATGCAGAGAAATAAATGGGAAATTAATTACTGAAAACACTGTTGCAGAACAGAAGTGTGAAGATAAACCAAATTCCTGTCATTCAAATTCACGTGAGGTTGGGGCCATGGATCCATGTTCTTGTTTATCTAATGAGGTTGGGAAAATTGAAAATCGTCCATCTAGTGAACTTTTTGTTGGAGCTGCTCCCATAGCAGGCAAAACTGAATCTAATCTGACATCCGATTCTCCATCTATTCACTGTGCCAATCAAGAGCATGAGAAATCTGGTGCGGCTCCTGTTGACACTAACACACCTCTAGTCATTATGGATGAAAAGCCTGATAGTCATGAGCTGAAGACTGTGGTTGCtgatggttctattcaaagctCAATGGAAGCTAAAAGTTTGGAAGATACAACTAATATAGTAAATGGAACATCAAAAGATTCCTATATAGATAAAGATACTAGTGAGGATCACAGAGCTTCTGCAGTTGACAGTGGAGTATCTGTGAAGGGATCTATTAAGCAAACGGAGATTATCAAGGACAAAGTTGGTTCACTTTTACCAGGTTTGAAACATCCTAGTTGTAAAGATATCTTGGAGAAGTTGACTGAGTCAAAGTCACTTACAAGTGATATGGTTGAAACGGGTGGCATGGCTATGAAAGTGGGAATGACAGTTGAGAGTTGCAATGAAGCTGGAAAATCAGCTCCCATGCTTGACATTTCAAATGCTGTTTGTAAGGTTGTGGTTAAGCCTACTCAAACTTGTGGGGAGGGTCAACTTTGTGGAGAGGATGCCATATGCAGTAACAGGGAAAGTGACCTAGCTTCTAGAGAACCTGTCAATGCATGA